A stretch of Actinomycetota bacterium DNA encodes these proteins:
- the dnaK gene encoding molecular chaperone DnaK, with amino-acid sequence MPKVVGIDLGTTNSVVATVEAGDPVVIPNAEGARTTPSVVAFSKGGETLVGEIAKRQAITNPDRTVRSVKRHMGRSDWTFGADGKEYTPQQISAFVLQKLKRDAEAYLGDTVSEAVITVPAYFDDSQRQATKEAGEIAGLKVLRIINEPTAAALAYGLEKGAADERILVFDLGGGTFDVSVLEIGEGVFEVKATHGDTQLGGDDWDQKVIDHLVSEFKNNHGVDLSADRMALQRLKEAAEKAKIELSQTQETQISLPFITATADGPLHYETTLTRAQFERMTADLVERLKGPYNQAIRDAKIDPNDLTHVILVGGSTRMPMVQNLVKELTGKDPHKGVNPDEVVGAGAAIQASIIKGDTKEVLLLDVTPLSMGVETKGGIYHKLIERNTHIPTRRSETFTTAEDNQNSVEVHVLQGEGEMSSSPGVRSLGRFQLVGIPPAMRGTPQIEVTFDIDANGIVNVSAKDQATGKEQAMTITGGTALPREEIDKMIREAEQHADRERQRREEAEARNGCDNAVYGVEKALNDYGDKVSDADRSAITEKLDAAKEALKGDDVARIKQATEELLQASQQLAQQAYGQGGQAPGAEAAGAAGAPADGDVVEGEVVDEGEAS; translated from the coding sequence ATGCCGAAGGTCGTAGGTATCGATCTGGGTACGACGAACTCCGTCGTGGCCACCGTCGAGGCGGGGGACCCGGTCGTCATCCCCAACGCCGAGGGGGCGCGCACGACCCCCTCGGTCGTGGCGTTCTCCAAGGGAGGGGAGACGCTCGTCGGGGAGATCGCCAAGCGCCAGGCCATCACGAACCCCGACCGGACGGTCCGGTCTGTGAAGCGCCACATGGGGCGGTCCGACTGGACCTTCGGCGCCGACGGCAAGGAGTACACCCCCCAGCAGATCTCCGCGTTCGTCCTGCAGAAGCTGAAGCGGGACGCCGAGGCCTACCTGGGGGACACCGTCAGCGAGGCGGTGATAACCGTTCCCGCCTACTTCGACGACTCCCAGCGCCAGGCGACGAAGGAGGCGGGGGAGATCGCGGGCCTGAAGGTCCTGCGGATCATCAACGAGCCGACGGCGGCCGCGCTGGCTTACGGGCTGGAGAAGGGCGCGGCCGACGAGCGGATCCTGGTGTTCGACCTCGGAGGCGGGACGTTCGACGTCTCGGTCCTCGAGATCGGCGAGGGCGTCTTCGAGGTGAAGGCGACCCACGGGGACACCCAGCTCGGTGGGGACGACTGGGACCAGAAGGTCATCGACCACCTGGTGTCCGAGTTCAAGAACAACCACGGGGTCGACCTGTCCGCCGACCGCATGGCGCTGCAGCGCCTGAAGGAGGCGGCGGAGAAGGCCAAGATCGAGCTCTCCCAGACGCAGGAGACCCAGATCTCCCTCCCGTTCATCACCGCGACCGCCGACGGCCCGCTGCACTACGAGACGACCCTGACGCGGGCCCAGTTCGAGCGGATGACGGCCGACCTGGTCGAGCGGCTGAAGGGGCCGTACAACCAGGCCATCCGCGACGCGAAGATCGACCCGAACGACCTGACCCACGTGATCCTTGTCGGTGGGTCGACCCGGATGCCGATGGTGCAGAACCTGGTGAAGGAGCTGACCGGCAAGGACCCCCACAAGGGCGTGAACCCCGACGAGGTCGTGGGGGCCGGCGCGGCCATCCAGGCCTCGATCATCAAGGGGGACACGAAGGAGGTCCTGCTCCTCGACGTCACCCCCCTCTCGATGGGGGTCGAGACGAAGGGCGGCATCTACCACAAGCTGATCGAGCGCAACACGCACATCCCGACCCGTCGGTCCGAGACGTTCACGACCGCCGAGGACAACCAGAACTCGGTCGAGGTGCACGTCCTGCAGGGCGAGGGCGAGATGTCCTCCTCGCCGGGGGTGCGCTCGCTCGGGCGGTTCCAGCTCGTCGGGATCCCTCCGGCGATGCGCGGCACCCCTCAGATCGAGGTCACCTTCGACATCGACGCCAACGGGATCGTGAACGTGTCGGCGAAGGACCAGGCCACCGGCAAGGAGCAGGCCATGACGATCACCGGCGGCACGGCTCTGCCGCGTGAGGAGATCGACAAGATGATCCGCGAGGCCGAGCAGCACGCCGATCGGGAGCGCCAGCGCCGGGAGGAGGCCGAGGCCCGCAACGGGTGCGACAACGCCGTCTACGGAGTCGAGAAGGCGCTGAACGACTACGGGGACAAGGTGTCCGACGCCGACAGGTCCGCGATCACCGAGAAGCTCGACGCGGCGAAGGAGGCGCTGAAGGGCGACGACGTGGCCCGCATCAAGCAGGCGACCGAGGAGCTCCTGCAGGCATCCCAGCAGCTGGCCCAGCAGGCGTACGGCCAGGGCGGGCAGGCACCCGGAGCGGAGGCGGCCGGCGCGGCCGGGGCGCCGGCCGACGGTGACGTGGTCGAGGGAGAGGTCGTGGACGAAGGTGAGGCTTCGTGA
- the grpE gene encoding nucleotide exchange factor GrpE has protein sequence MSAEQRDDRPRFTVTDKRAPRDPAEQAPPVDPAEPREEATADPSSEVGPAPAGTDDEGDVASDEAALVAVRAELEQAWKLAGDRLDQLKRMKADHENAKARLARERAELTDRAAADVCERLLPVLDDIERALESAREHDAAGAVASGLEIVVKQFLEVLRSVGVERIDAQGTAFDPNLHEAMSSVPGDVEEPTVSTVIRQGYRMKDRTLRPALVMVTLPAEEG, from the coding sequence GTGAGCGCGGAGCAGCGTGACGACCGTCCCCGCTTCACGGTGACCGACAAGCGGGCGCCCCGCGACCCCGCGGAGCAGGCGCCCCCCGTCGACCCGGCGGAGCCGCGGGAGGAGGCGACCGCGGACCCCTCCTCGGAGGTCGGGCCGGCTCCCGCCGGCACCGACGACGAGGGCGACGTCGCCTCGGACGAGGCGGCGCTCGTCGCGGTTCGGGCCGAGCTCGAGCAGGCGTGGAAGCTGGCCGGGGACCGCCTAGACCAGCTCAAGCGGATGAAGGCGGACCACGAGAACGCGAAGGCGCGGCTGGCGCGGGAGCGGGCGGAGCTGACCGACCGCGCGGCTGCGGACGTCTGCGAGCGCCTCCTCCCGGTGCTCGACGACATCGAGCGGGCCCTCGAGAGCGCGCGCGAGCACGACGCGGCGGGAGCGGTGGCGTCCGGGCTCGAGATCGTCGTGAAGCAGTTCCTCGAGGTGCTGCGGTCCGTCGGCGTCGAACGCATCGACGCGCAGGGGACGGCCTTCGACCCGAACCTGCACGAGGCGATGTCGTCCGTTCCGGGCGACGTCGAGGAGCCCACCGTCTCGACCGTGATCCGTCAGGGCTACCGGATGAAGGACCGCACCCTGCGCCCGGCTCTCGTGATGGTGACGCTCCCGGCCGAGGAGGGGTAG
- the dnaJ gene encoding molecular chaperone DnaJ produces MASRSWIDKDFYAALGVPKGASTDDIKKAYRKLVMQYHPDRNQGNPEAEERFKQISEAYDVLANPEKRREYDQLREAAASGFPGGFRMDDLGDEFDIEDFLQTVFGGRGGFGGFGGRRNVRTRGSDVEGTVSLSFEEAALGAERTLTLEVPVACGVCNGAGGTDPKTCPTCQGRGTVANSQGPFAFSQTCSTCRGRGTVTERPCSGCGGAGVRRERRNVTVKIPPGISDGGRVRVRGRGEAGSGGGAAGDLYVRVQVKPHPFFGRKGQDLTLTLPVTFSEAALGSQVKVPTLTEPVTLKIPPGTSSGKTFRIRGRGIPKRGGGAGDLLATVQVAVPKKLSRKQRELVEQLEDDEAPRAHLGV; encoded by the coding sequence GTGGCGTCGCGGTCGTGGATCGACAAGGACTTCTACGCCGCCCTCGGCGTGCCGAAGGGCGCCTCGACCGACGACATCAAGAAGGCGTACCGGAAGCTCGTCATGCAGTACCACCCCGACCGCAACCAGGGGAACCCGGAGGCCGAGGAGAGGTTCAAGCAGATCTCCGAGGCGTACGACGTACTCGCCAACCCGGAGAAGCGCCGGGAGTACGACCAGCTGCGGGAGGCGGCCGCGTCCGGCTTCCCCGGCGGCTTCCGAATGGACGACCTCGGCGACGAGTTCGACATCGAGGACTTCCTCCAGACGGTGTTCGGCGGGCGGGGGGGCTTCGGCGGGTTCGGCGGCCGGCGCAACGTCCGGACCCGGGGCAGCGACGTCGAGGGCACGGTCTCCCTCTCGTTCGAGGAGGCCGCGCTGGGAGCCGAGCGGACGCTGACCTTGGAGGTGCCGGTGGCGTGCGGGGTGTGCAACGGCGCCGGCGGCACCGACCCGAAGACGTGTCCGACCTGCCAGGGCCGTGGGACCGTGGCCAACTCCCAGGGTCCGTTCGCCTTCTCGCAGACGTGCAGCACGTGCCGGGGCCGGGGGACCGTGACCGAGCGGCCCTGCTCGGGTTGCGGCGGTGCCGGTGTGCGGCGCGAGCGGCGCAACGTGACCGTGAAGATCCCACCAGGCATCTCCGACGGCGGCCGGGTCCGGGTACGCGGGCGAGGCGAGGCGGGCAGCGGCGGCGGGGCGGCGGGAGACCTGTACGTGCGCGTGCAGGTGAAGCCGCACCCGTTCTTCGGACGCAAGGGCCAGGACCTCACGCTCACGCTCCCCGTCACCTTCAGCGAGGCGGCGCTCGGGAGCCAGGTGAAGGTCCCGACCCTCACCGAGCCGGTCACGCTGAAGATCCCGCCCGGGACGTCGTCCGGCAAGACGTTCCGCATCCGGGGCCGCGGGATCCCCAAGCGCGGGGGCGGGGCGGGCGACCTGCTGGCGACGGTGCAGGTGGCGGTCCCGAAGAAGCTCTCGCGCAAGCAGCGGGAGCTGGTCGAGCAGCTCGAGGACGACGAGGCGCCGCGCGCGCACCTGGGGGTGTAG
- a CDS encoding helix-turn-helix transcriptional regulator, with the protein MSADGKAVYVISVAAELAGVHPQTLRVYERKGLLNPERTSGNTRRYSARDIERLRRIQDLTNEGVNLAGVRRILELEDRMDRMRRELDRMANRLQRAEADLAERMRDMAREAGAILPASSPVHLEALLRELERRSRKPIPLGPVSRSRS; encoded by the coding sequence ATGTCAGCGGACGGCAAGGCGGTCTACGTCATAAGCGTCGCGGCCGAGCTGGCCGGTGTGCACCCGCAGACCCTGCGCGTGTACGAGCGGAAGGGGTTGCTGAACCCGGAGCGGACGTCCGGCAACACGCGCCGGTACTCGGCGCGCGACATCGAGCGCCTGCGCCGCATCCAGGACCTCACCAACGAGGGCGTCAACCTGGCGGGGGTCCGGCGGATCCTCGAGCTCGAGGACCGGATGGACCGCATGCGCCGGGAGCTGGACCGCATGGCGAACCGTCTGCAGCGCGCCGAGGCCGACCTGGCCGAGCGGATGCGGGACATGGCACGCGAGGCGGGAGCGATCCTGCCCGCGTCGTCACCCGTGCACCTCGAGGCTCTGCTGCGCGAGCTCGAACGCCGCTCCCGCAAGCCCATCCCACTCGGACCCGTATCACGTTCCAGGAGCTGA